The genomic window GCGAGAATCCCATGGTGAGTGATCCGGATCTTCACCATGTGAAAGACGGCCTGACGAAGCTGGATTTTCTGGTGGTGCAGGACATTTTCCTCACCGAAACGGCGGCGTTGGCCGATGTCGTGCTGCCCGCAGCATGCTTTGCCGAAAAGGAAGGCACGTTTTCCAATACCGAACGCCGGGTGCAACTGGTGCGCAAGGCGGTCGATCCGCCTGGAGATGCGCTTCCCGACTGGCAAATCATTTGCGGTATTTCAAAGCGAATGGGTTATCCGATGGATTATCCCGATGCGGAGGCCGTGTTCGACGAGATCACCAAGGTCACGCCGTCCTATGCCGGAATGGATTATCATCGGCTGGCCAACGGCGGGCTGCAATGGCCCTGTCCCACCAAGGAGCATCCGGGAACGAAGGTCCTGCACAAAGACAAGTTTGTCAGGGGGAAAGGACTGTTCAGCGCCATTGAATGGATTCCTCCCGCCGAATCCCCGGATGCGGAGTATCCCTTCATGCTGATCACCGGCAGGGTGCTCTACCAGTATCACACCGGGACCATGACCAGGAAGTCGATCGGGTTGAACGAGCGTTATCCCGAATGTCTTATCGAGATCAACTCACGGGACGCCGCGAACATGGGCATCCAGGACATGGACGATATCCGGTTGGTAACCCGCCGTGGTTCCATAACGGCCAAGGCAAAAATCGCCGACGTTGTCGAAAAGGGAATGGTATTCGTTCCGTTCCATTTTGCCGAAGCGGCGGCAAACAACCTGACGATTGCAGCGCTCGATCCGCTGGCCAAGATCCCGGAGTACAAGGTCTGCGCGGTAAGGGTGGAGAAGGCGGCCGGTTGAGAGTCGTCGGGTTTTGTGTTTCTCAGTGACGTAGTGGCATTACTTTCCAACTCATTTTCGTAAGGAGGAATTTCCATGAGTACCAGCCCACCGTCGTTTGATGCTCTTATGCCCAAGGATATGGCCATCAAGGCCGAGAACATAGGGATCGCCAAGGCGGGCCTGGGGGCTTACCGGATGTTCGCCCTGGCCATCCTCGCCGGGGCCTTCATCGCCATGGGCGCCAACTACGCCACCACGGTCTGGGCCGGCCTGGGCAAGATCGTGGTCAACGCGGGAAAGGATGTGGCCTTCACCACGGGATTTCCCTACGGCTTGCAGCGTCTCCTGGGGGGCATCGTGTTCTCCACGGGTCTGATCATGGTCGTCGTCGGTGGGTCGGAACTTTTCACCGGCAACTGCCTGATCCCCATGGCCTGGGCCGATAAGAAAGTCACCACCAGCGCCATGTTGAGGAACTGGGTCATCGTCTACATCGGCAATTTCGTCGGTTCCGTGCTGACGGCATACCTGGTGTTTCTCGGGAAGCAGCACACCTTCGGCGGCGGTGCTGTGGGAGTGGCCGCACTGAACATCGGGATCGCCAAGAACAGCCTGGGGTTCATCCAGTGCGTCACGCTGGCCATCTTCTGTAACGCGTTGGTGTGTATGGCCGTGTGGCTGTGCTTTAGCGCACGGAGCACCACGGACAAGATCTTGTCGATCATTCCTCCGATTTCGGCCTTCGTTGCGTGCGGCTTCGAGCACTGCGTGGCCAACATGTACTTCATTCCGTCGGCCATCTTCATCAAGACGCTCGATCCGACGTATTTCGCCTCGGTGTCCGCGGGGTTGAAAGACGGCGGAGCGGCGCTCACCTGGGGAACGTTCCTGGCCAACAACCTGCTGCCCGCGACCATCGGAAACATCATCGGCGGTGCGCTCATGGTGGGCGGCATGTACTGGTTCATCTACCTGCGGCCGACCTGGAGCGGTTCCACGGGCGGCGTGCCTTTGACGAGCCAGCAGAAGAAGTAACTGACCAACGGGGGAAGGGGCGGTCCCCAAAGGCCGCTTCTCCCCCGCAACAACACCCAAACCTCAGTCACTCCGGTGAGATTACCCGGCTTTCGTGCCGAAGGTGCTCACCTCTGCACCCCTGGCGTCGGAGGGGTCCCCACGCCAGGGGTTGATCCGCCCGCGGCGCGTTCGTGCCGAAGTCCGAAGACCTGCCCGCCCGTTCTTCGTCAGTGCGACCCCGGCCTCCTGAAAGCATATGTAAAGTCCGACCTCGTTGCACGCGTCCGGATATGGAGACCGTTGCCGGAAGCTGCGTGCAAGGAGCCATGACCTCGCACACAGTCTCCGTCTTGCTCGCAAGCTCGATGTCACTCGCCGTGAGCCTGTTGTTGCGAGGCGTTCCCGAACTTTTCAAGGGCCTCTCTCAGCCTGGTCAGAAGGTGAGGAAGAATGACGTCGATCACGTCCAGCGCCTTGTTCACTGCGTCGTTTGCTTCTTCTTCCGTGTTGTACTTGTATGCTGATTGGGTATTCGAGAACAAAATGGAAGGGTTAAAGTAAAATCTTGGATAGTCTATTCCTATCATGAATTCCAGGCATTTTCGCCTGATATCTTTGTCCACAACCAGATATATTCTGTTGCCGTCAAAAATATTCATCGCAAACGGCATAATTTCAGGCATATTTTTTATTTTCCCATATTTGAAATCCGGAAATCTTTCCTTTACTACTTTTCTGATAATTCGATTGATTTTGATGCCTTTTGCAGTTGCATATTCCGGTATGTCTGTGGAATTGAGTCGTTTGCACTCCTTCTGAATTATCCATTCTTTAAATACCTTTTCAGTTTCCAGGTGTTCAGAATAGATGGATTCAAACGATTTTGATCCTCCAATGATGGTGTTCTTGATTTCCCATCTGGCGGAGTCGATCAGCATCAACAAAATTCTTTGCTTCATTGAGCTTTCAATTTCATCTGAATACTCGATATACTTGCCGTGTAAATTGGATAGGACCTCCGGCTGGAACTCCACCCGGTCAAATGGCGGCACCCGCCTGATGATAGACTCCGCCAAGTCACCGAGTGTGCGCGTCAGTTGGTATCTTGTCCTTTTTTCTCTGTCGTCCATGGGCGAAATCCTCATGTTCGGTGCCAGGCAAAATAGTGGTGCCCGAGTGCGTGGGAGAAGGCCATGAGCCGTTATAACAATGCGACCTCGCTTCGGCGTTGGGCTCCGGTGCGGGCCCCCTTTTCAAGTCGGATGACCCGGTGTCGCAACGGATCGATCCACATGAGCGGCACAGCCGATCCGGAAGGCAAACCCGGGTTGGGAAACCGGCGCCGGCAGGATAGGGTCCGCTTCAAGGGATGCGTCTCAGGGGGAGCCACCCACAGAACTGCGAACGCAAGCCGAAGCGTGCTTCATCGAGCCTACTCCGGCAGGCGCACGAGCGCCGGGCAATGAGCCGGCGCCGATTCGCTCTTCGTGTCGCGGTGACGCTGCCGCCGCCCGAAAAGCCACTCAAGGTGCTCCGAGAAACGCCGGAAGCCGGTATGCGCCGAGCACCGGGCGAAATTTCGCAGAGCCGCCTGAACGGCATCAAACCATCGTTTCATTCCCATATGTCAAGGATAGTCGCCTGCAGCCGTTCGAGCCGTCGTGCCGGGGAAAACATGCCGCTGAAGGACGAACCGATCCTTTCCGCGCGATTCGATTGCCTATTATTGTATCGCCACGATAAGGCAATCACATAAAAGAATAAAGAAAATGGGCTTCCTCGATGAGGACGCGGCGAAGTTCCGAAGCTTGTGACCGGACGAAATGCGTCGAATCCGTGGAACTCGGGAGGGGCCGGCGGCCTCGGAACGGCATGACGGTCGGGGAATCAACCTTGGAGTGCCGCCCGCACGGGATGGAGGTCGATCGCTTTTATGGAGCCTTGTGAGTCCCGCGGCACACGACGGTACCTCCGGAATGAAGAAAAGAGGCTCACCCGGGTCGTCGCAACCGGCGGTTAGAGCTTGTGCCCATGGGGCAACATTGATAGAATTAAACGGTAAATGAGTGTCCGACCCGGCCCGTTTCACACTCGATCTTCAACCCGCATCCTCTGCCCGGGACACATCCGGCTTATCTGGAGTGCCTTATGGGAAAGCGTGAAGGGAACAGTACCGGCCCCGTCGGGGAGAATCACGCCGAGTCCGCGCAGCAGGAATCGCTGCTGAACATCCGGGACCGGGTCAGGGCAAAGAAGAACGACTACGGCCGGTATAACCTCGAGCGCTCCCAGGAGGAAGCGTTCGCCACGTTTTTCGACCTCGCCCAGGAATATACCAGCATCGACAATCTCTACCAGGTGTGTGTCGCCGTGCCCAAGGAGTTCTTCGGACTGGAGAGCAGCCTTTACGTATTCAATCCGAAGAGGTGCCGCCTTGAAAAGGTGTGTTCCAGCCTCGATGGGCTGGTGCCCGTGGAGCTGCGGGAGACGGCGGGGTTGAGTCTCAAATCACGCCCCTATGAAACCGAGGACACCTGGGTCTTTCCGATTCACGGCAATGAAACACTCACGAAACAGTATCCGTTCCTGAATCAAAGTGAAGTGCTCGGCCTGTTCGAAATTTTTCCAAAGGACCTGCTGGATGCCAGGAAACATTTCTTCCTGGAAAAGTTTACGAACCGGATCGGATACAATCTGCACCAGAAGATGCTCATCCAGCAGAACATCGATCATATCAAGTTCATCAACCAGCTGGTGGCGGACATCGAACACAACGTCATTTCACCCAACCTCTATTACAGGCTTTTCCTGATCCGGCTCAAAAAGCACATCGCCGCTTACGGCCAACTCCAGGCCAGGCTGCGGGACCTGATCCTCTTCCTGCGGGACGGGGACGAGGCGCTCTCCCGGG from Syntrophobacter fumaroxidans MPOB includes these protein-coding regions:
- a CDS encoding formate/nitrite transporter family protein, with the translated sequence MSTSPPSFDALMPKDMAIKAENIGIAKAGLGAYRMFALAILAGAFIAMGANYATTVWAGLGKIVVNAGKDVAFTTGFPYGLQRLLGGIVFSTGLIMVVVGGSELFTGNCLIPMAWADKKVTTSAMLRNWVIVYIGNFVGSVLTAYLVFLGKQHTFGGGAVGVAALNIGIAKNSLGFIQCVTLAIFCNALVCMAVWLCFSARSTTDKILSIIPPISAFVACGFEHCVANMYFIPSAIFIKTLDPTYFASVSAGLKDGGAALTWGTFLANNLLPATIGNIIGGALMVGGMYWFIYLRPTWSGSTGGVPLTSQQKK
- a CDS encoding sensor histidine kinase, encoding MGKREGNSTGPVGENHAESAQQESLLNIRDRVRAKKNDYGRYNLERSQEEAFATFFDLAQEYTSIDNLYQVCVAVPKEFFGLESSLYVFNPKRCRLEKVCSSLDGLVPVELRETAGLSLKSRPYETEDTWVFPIHGNETLTKQYPFLNQSEVLGLFEIFPKDLLDARKHFFLEKFTNRIGYNLHQKMLIQQNIDHIKFINQLVADIEHNVISPNLYYRLFLIRLKKHIAAYGQLQARLRDLILFLRDGDEALSRELCEIHHALDESNQRLDEAARGLGKHYEHTSLFLETLLRRDHFEKGTYVLRRQSCNFRTEIIQPLLERYLPLFEKKGITVDNRLENVPDEHVTLFVDKGLISQVFDNFFSNALKYTREVEDQLGNKIKLVSYNRQILRDCFGEGMHGVRFNFFTTGEPLSEKEARKLFREGFRASGSRTEKGSGHGLHFVKNVVEIHGGDVGCEPQRYGNLIYFTLPMKEQTQFTV